One part of the Rutidosis leptorrhynchoides isolate AG116_Rl617_1_P2 chromosome 1, CSIRO_AGI_Rlap_v1, whole genome shotgun sequence genome encodes these proteins:
- the LOC139886328 gene encoding protein PHOSPHATE STARVATION RESPONSE 1-like, whose translation MKKYIPTVLQKYRLAKYLLDSSYKGKLFEQEESGDMISSLDGSSGLQITEALKLQMEVQKRLHEQLECFFLWLLIRKGKIKLYQLKERRTHCYESRFSTTSYCYCCKNIRVCVRISLII comes from the exons ATGAA AAAGTACATTCCTACTGTTTTACAGAAATATAGACTCGCAAAGTATCTTCTTGACTCATCTTATAAAG GAAAATTATTCGAGCAGGAGGAGTCGGGTGATATGATTTCCAGTTTGGACGGCTCATC AGGATTGCAAATTACAGAAGCACTCAAACTTCAGATGGAGGTGCAAAAGCGACTACATGAGCAATTAGAG TGCTTCTTCTTGTGGCTACTGATACGAAAGGGCAAAATAAAACTTTACCAATTAAAGGAACGCCGTACTCATTGTTATGAAAGTAGATTTTCTACAACTTCTTATTGTTATTGTTGCAAAAACATTCGTGTATGCGTTCGTATCTCTCTTATCATTTGA